The proteins below come from a single Spiroplasma endosymbiont of Atherix ibis genomic window:
- the mnmE gene encoding tRNA uridine-5-carboxymethylaminomethyl(34) synthesis GTPase MnmE: protein MNLNDTIVACATKVSRQAISIVRLSGEQSIEIVNKIVNKKLNENNKMQLRKIYDKKDIIDESLILTFVQGKSFTGEKVVEIQCHGGVLLTNKIISLLIEHGARPAKPGEFSQRAYLNGKINLIQAESINNLIDSKNELALKISALNLEGKNNKPLLDMKNKLIDLISKIQTSIDYPDYDDVECASIEEIKEELLILQNEILEILETSKRFNLLNSGINTLIIGETNVGKSSLLNALICEEKAIVTDIEGTTRDIVEGQLNFENFTLNLIDTAGIRKTKNEVEKIGIEKSFSLINTSNLILFVINKSKINYEIYEKIKNKKHIVVLNKVELLKNQEIKQIQDEFKNLVNVSALKGQVKNLIQKIEEDFDNGDLLESEVPILSNAFHIEMFKNILKLLKNSSKNIKDGFTTDLINIDLYDILSILNNLLGIYDADEEVIDNIFRKYCLGK from the coding sequence ATAAATTTAAATGATACAATAGTTGCTTGTGCTACAAAAGTTTCTAGACAAGCAATATCAATTGTTAGATTATCTGGAGAACAATCAATAGAAATAGTAAATAAAATAGTAAATAAAAAACTAAATGAAAATAATAAAATGCAACTTAGAAAAATTTATGATAAAAAAGATATTATAGATGAATCTTTAATTTTAACATTTGTACAGGGAAAGTCTTTTACTGGTGAGAAAGTAGTTGAAATTCAATGTCATGGAGGAGTTTTATTAACTAATAAAATTATATCTTTACTTATTGAACATGGAGCACGACCTGCCAAACCAGGTGAATTTTCTCAAAGAGCATATTTAAATGGAAAAATAAATTTAATTCAAGCTGAAAGTATTAACAATTTAATAGATTCTAAAAATGAATTGGCTTTAAAAATTAGTGCTTTAAATTTAGAAGGTAAAAATAATAAACCCCTTTTAGATATGAAAAATAAATTGATAGATCTAATATCTAAAATTCAAACTTCAATTGATTATCCTGATTATGATGATGTTGAATGTGCTAGTATTGAAGAAATAAAAGAAGAATTGCTAATTTTACAAAATGAAATTTTGGAAATTTTGGAAACAAGTAAAAGATTTAATTTATTAAATTCAGGTATTAATACTTTAATTATTGGAGAAACAAATGTTGGAAAATCTTCTTTATTGAATGCTCTAATTTGTGAAGAAAAAGCTATAGTTACAGATATTGAGGGAACTACAAGAGATATTGTTGAAGGCCAATTAAATTTTGAAAACTTTACACTAAATCTTATTGATACAGCTGGAATAAGAAAAACAAAAAATGAAGTTGAAAAAATAGGAATTGAAAAAAGTTTTTCGTTAATTAATACTTCAAATCTTATTTTATTTGTTATAAATAAGAGTAAAATTAATTATGAGATATATGAAAAAATAAAGAATAAAAAACATATAGTAGTTTTAAATAAAGTAGAATTACTTAAAAATCAAGAAATTAAACAAATTCAGGATGAGTTTAAAAATCTAGTAAATGTGTCAGCATTAAAAGGTCAAGTTAAAAATCTTATTCAAAAAATTGAAGAAGATTTTGATAATGGGGATTTACTGGAAAGTGAAGTACCAATATTATCAAATGCTTTTCATATAGAAATGTTTAAAAATATTTTGAAGTTATTAAAAAATAGTTCAAAAAATATTAAAGATGGATTCACAACTGATTTAATTAATATTGATTTATATGACATTTTAAGTATTTTAAATAATCTCCTAGGAATTTATGATGCAGATGAGGAAGTTATTGACAATATATTTAGAAAATATTGTTTAGGAAAGTAG